From the genome of Pseudomonas yamanorum, one region includes:
- the astD gene encoding succinylglutamate-semialdehyde dehydrogenase: MNSLYIAGEWLAGQGEVFESLNPVTQQVVWSGNGATTEQVESAVQAARQAFPAWAKRSLEERLSVLEAFAANLKSRADELARCIGEETGKPLWESATEVTSMVNKVAISVQSYRERTGEKSGPLGDATAVLRHKPHGVVAVFGPYNFPGHLPNGHIVPALLAGNTVLFKPSELTPKVAELTVQCWIDAGLPAGVLNLLQGARETGIALAANPGIDGLFFTGSSRTGNHLHQQFAGRPDKILALEMGGNNPLVVDEVADVDAAVYTIIQSAFISAGQRCTCARRLLVPQGAWGDALLARLVAVSSTIEVGAFDQQPAPFMGSVISLGAAKALMDAQELLLANGAVALLEMTQPQAQAALLTPGIIDVTEVTDRADEELFGPLLQVIRYTDFEAAIAEANNTQYGLAAGLLSDSEARYQQFWLESRAGIVNWNKQLTGAASSAPFGGVGASGNHRASAYYAADYCAYPVASLETPSLVLPATLTPGVTLK, from the coding sequence ATGAATTCGCTATACATCGCAGGTGAGTGGCTGGCTGGCCAGGGTGAAGTGTTTGAGTCGCTGAACCCGGTGACCCAGCAGGTCGTGTGGTCGGGTAATGGCGCTACCACCGAGCAGGTCGAATCCGCCGTTCAGGCTGCACGCCAGGCGTTTCCGGCCTGGGCCAAGCGCTCCCTGGAAGAACGCCTGAGCGTGCTGGAAGCCTTCGCCGCCAACCTGAAAAGCCGTGCCGACGAACTCGCCCGCTGCATCGGTGAGGAAACCGGCAAGCCATTGTGGGAATCGGCGACCGAAGTCACGAGCATGGTCAACAAGGTGGCGATCTCGGTGCAAAGCTACCGCGAACGTACCGGCGAGAAGAGCGGCCCACTGGGCGACGCCACCGCCGTATTGCGTCACAAGCCCCACGGTGTGGTGGCGGTATTTGGCCCTTACAACTTTCCGGGTCACCTGCCTAACGGCCACATCGTGCCGGCCTTGCTGGCGGGTAATACCGTACTGTTCAAACCGAGCGAACTGACCCCGAAAGTCGCCGAGCTGACCGTGCAATGCTGGATCGACGCCGGCCTGCCGGCGGGCGTGTTGAACCTGCTGCAAGGCGCGCGGGAAACCGGGATCGCCCTGGCGGCCAATCCGGGTATCGACGGTTTGTTCTTCACCGGCTCCAGCCGCACCGGCAACCATCTGCACCAGCAATTCGCCGGGCGCCCGGACAAGATCCTTGCGCTGGAAATGGGCGGCAACAACCCGCTGGTGGTGGACGAAGTGGCCGACGTTGACGCGGCGGTGTACACCATTATCCAGTCGGCATTTATCTCGGCCGGCCAGCGCTGCACCTGTGCCCGTCGCCTGCTGGTGCCGCAAGGCGCCTGGGGCGATGCGTTGCTCGCACGCCTGGTGGCGGTGAGTTCGACCATTGAAGTCGGCGCGTTTGACCAACAACCGGCGCCGTTCATGGGCTCGGTGATTTCCCTCGGTGCCGCCAAGGCATTGATGGATGCCCAGGAATTGCTGCTGGCCAATGGCGCCGTGGCGCTGTTGGAAATGACCCAACCCCAGGCCCAGGCTGCGTTGCTGACGCCTGGGATTATCGATGTGACCGAGGTCACGGATCGCGCTGACGAAGAGCTGTTCGGCCCGCTGCTGCAAGTGATCCGCTACACCGATTTCGAGGCGGCGATTGCCGAGGCCAACAACACCCAATACGGCTTGGCGGCCGGGTTGCTGTCGGATTCCGAGGCGCGTTACCAGCAGTTCTGGCTGGAAAGCCGTGCCGGGATCGTCAACTGGAACAAACAGCTGACGGGGGCTGCGAGCAGCGCGCCATTTGGCGGGGTAGGGGCTTCGGGCAACCATCGCGCCAGCGCCTATTACGCGGCGGATTATTGTGCGTACCCGGTGGCCTCCCTTGAGACCCCGAGCCTGGTGTTGCCAGCAACACTGACCCCGGGCGTAACGCTTAAGTGA